The DNA region AGAAAGCCTCACGGACCCCTCCTACGCCGAGCAGGTCCTGACCTTCTCGTATCCCCTGATCGGGAACTACGGCGTCCGGGACGAGCGATTCGAGTCCACCCATGTCCAGCCCACGGCGGTCGTCGCACGCGAGCTCACCGACGACGTCGCCGAGTGGCTCACGGACGAAGGGGTCCCCGCGGTCGACCACCTCGACACCCGCGACGTGGTGACCGAAGTCAGGGAAGAAGGTGCGATGAAATGTGGTATCGCCGCGGGGCCCGACGCGACGCCGGACGACGCGCGCGCGGAGCTCGACCAGTGTAAGGCGATGAGCGACCACGTCGACATCGGGGCCGCGGTCAGCGTGACCGAGCCCGTCCACCACGCCGGTGACGGGAAGTACGACGTCGCGCTGGTCGACTGCGGCGCGAAGGGTTCGATCGTCTCCTCGTTGGTCGAGCGCGGTGCCGACGTCACCGTCTTCCCCTACGACACGACGGCGGCGACGGTGGCCGAGGCCGACCCCGACATCCTGTTCGTCTCGAACGGCCCCGGCGACCCCGAGAACTTCGGCGCGGCCCAAGAACTGGTACAGGAGTTCGCCGGCGAGGTCCCCATCGCGGGGATCTGTCTCGGTCAGCAGGTCGTCGCGAGCGCGCTCGGCGGGAAGACCGAGAAGATGACCTTCGGCCACCGCGGGGTCAACCAGCCGGTCCGGGACCTCGAAACCGGCCAGGTCGTGATGACCACCCAGAACCACGGCTACACGGTCGCCGAACCCGGCGACGACCTCGACGTCACCCAGGTCAACGTCAACGACGACACCCCCGAAGGGCTCGAAAGCGACGACCTCGACGTGCTGACCCGGCAGTACCACCCCGAAGCCAACCCCGGTCCGCACGATTCGCTCGGGTTCTTCGACGACGTGCTCGGGATGGCCGAGGCGCGCGTCGCGCCGACCGCGGACTGAGGAACTAATCGACCTTTCTGACTTCCGTTCCAGCGAGGAGGTCCCCGAGCCGCTGGCGTCGCTTCGTCAGCCCCATCGTCACGAACCCGACGAGGTAGAGGACCACGAAATCCACGGGTCGAACGAGGTTCCGCACGAGACAGGCTCGGCGGGAGGCCTCGAACCCCTCCTCGTCGGTGACGACGAGCCTCGTGAGTCGTTTCCCGAGCGTGCGCCCGAAAGCGGCTTCGAGCCCGAGGTGGTAACCGAACGCTATCAGCGCGAACCCGACCAGTACGAACCCCGTCTCGCTTCGAAGGCCCGGAACGAGGTCGAGCCCGCGAGCCAGCGCCCACGTCAGCACCGTGACCGCCGTGAGGTCGACGAGGCTCGCGGCC from Halococcus salsus includes:
- the carA gene encoding glutamine-hydrolyzing carbamoyl-phosphate synthase small subunit, which gives rise to MTDAYVAIEGGHVLTGRARAPGTARGELVFTTAYTGSEESLTDPSYAEQVLTFSYPLIGNYGVRDERFESTHVQPTAVVARELTDDVAEWLTDEGVPAVDHLDTRDVVTEVREEGAMKCGIAAGPDATPDDARAELDQCKAMSDHVDIGAAVSVTEPVHHAGDGKYDVALVDCGAKGSIVSSLVERGADVTVFPYDTTAATVAEADPDILFVSNGPGDPENFGAAQELVQEFAGEVPIAGICLGQQVVASALGGKTEKMTFGHRGVNQPVRDLETGQVVMTTQNHGYTVAEPGDDLDVTQVNVNDDTPEGLESDDLDVLTRQYHPEANPGPHDSLGFFDDVLGMAEARVAPTAD